In the genome of Pseudomonadota bacterium, one region contains:
- a CDS encoding FAD-binding oxidoreductase encodes MAQKDDLTKIIGKDNVFDDQKTLEAYAGDESFVIPVRPSCVVKPTKNTEVQELIKWANETGTPLVPVSSGAPHYRGDTVPSTGGAVVVDLSGMKKIIRVDRRNRVAMIEPGVTFGELVDALDKEGLAAHMPLVPRSTKSVVGSYLEREPITMPRHHWDPQDPLLCMEVIFGDGHLFMTGSAAGPGTLAQQWENKRAQIRPMGPAQTDFQRVVQGSQGTMGIVTWLSIKCRVKPVLKKSFFVPAQKLEDLIGLVYKMHKVLLGDDILILNNHNLACIMAKDSSEVATLKDALPPYVLFISAEGRGVMPEDKVAYQVTDIKNAAQANGLTPLEALPCGLSADDVAAALAKPSGEIYWKNKAKGACRDIFFLTTLDHTPDFVKAMCAQAESKGFSPNDIGVYIQPTVNGTSCHVEFNLNCDSNNKAEMDKVKGLVNNSMALANMGAFFSRPYGSWSDMVYRRDGETASFLRKVKTIFDPNKIMNPGKLCF; translated from the coding sequence ATGGCTCAAAAAGATGATTTAACGAAGATCATTGGTAAAGACAATGTTTTTGATGATCAGAAAACCCTGGAGGCTTATGCCGGGGATGAGAGTTTTGTTATCCCGGTACGGCCTTCTTGTGTGGTTAAACCCACTAAGAATACTGAGGTACAGGAATTGATTAAGTGGGCTAACGAAACAGGTACACCGCTTGTTCCGGTGAGTTCAGGAGCACCTCACTATCGGGGCGACACAGTTCCCAGTACTGGTGGGGCAGTTGTTGTTGATCTTAGCGGAATGAAAAAGATCATAAGAGTTGACCGAAGAAACCGTGTTGCAATGATTGAACCCGGCGTAACATTTGGTGAGCTTGTTGATGCACTGGATAAGGAAGGCTTGGCTGCTCATATGCCGCTTGTTCCACGCAGCACGAAATCAGTTGTCGGCAGTTATCTCGAAAGAGAACCCATTACAATGCCTAGACATCACTGGGATCCGCAAGATCCGCTGCTTTGTATGGAAGTTATTTTTGGCGATGGCCATCTGTTTATGACGGGTTCGGCTGCAGGACCGGGTACACTGGCTCAGCAGTGGGAAAACAAAAGGGCGCAGATAAGACCTATGGGACCTGCTCAGACAGACTTCCAGAGAGTTGTACAAGGCTCACAGGGAACTATGGGTATTGTGACCTGGTTATCAATAAAATGCAGAGTAAAACCAGTACTTAAGAAGTCATTTTTTGTTCCGGCCCAGAAATTAGAAGACCTTATAGGGCTTGTTTATAAAATGCATAAAGTCCTTCTTGGCGATGATATCCTTATTTTAAACAACCACAATCTTGCTTGTATAATGGCTAAAGACAGCAGCGAAGTGGCAACTCTGAAAGATGCGTTACCGCCCTATGTTCTTTTTATCAGTGCAGAGGGTCGTGGCGTAATGCCTGAGGATAAAGTGGCCTATCAGGTTACAGATATTAAAAATGCCGCACAGGCAAATGGCCTTACCCCATTGGAAGCACTTCCATGTGGATTGTCGGCTGATGATGTCGCTGCCGCATTGGCTAAACCTTCCGGTGAGATTTATTGGAAAAATAAAGCCAAAGGAGCCTGTCGGGATATATTCTTCCTGACTACATTAGACCATACACCTGACTTTGTAAAAGCTATGTGCGCACAGGCTGAAAGCAAGGGTTTTTCTCCGAATGATATAGGTGTTTATATACAACCGACCGTTAATGGTACCAGCTGTCATGTGGAATTCAACTTAAATTGTGACAGCAATAATAAGGCGGAGATGGATAAGGTTAAGGGGCTTGTTAATAATAGCATGGCTTTGGCTAATATGGGAGCATTCTTTTCCAGACCATATGGCTCCTGGTCAGACATGGTTTACAGAAGAGATGGCGAAACTGCCTCTTTCCTGAGAAAAGTAAAAACAATATTTGACCCCAATAAAATTATGAACCCTGGTAAACTGTGTTTCTAG
- a CDS encoding U32 family peptidase, translating to MNILAPIDKVDDVEDVIKAGANELYCGVIWDKWLSRYTIAAINRRPATICNLQSFNALEEAVSIAHSYNALVNLAINEHFYTQDQYPMLLDYIKKAIDAGVDSFIVADLNLILAIKDAGLDTSINVSTGVSIFNSETVKFLQKLGIDKVIFERHLTIDEIRDIVKNVTGVETCVFIFNSRCPNVDGLCTFDHVQSLESSFKNSCMLPYSLSLYSDKLSNRKSKSAIEHSNKAEIAFKRQQVWTRLHMDDVPCGACALYDFVEMGVDCVKIVGRGNDLKRKINDVKFIRMLLTLLKDKTISRQQYIEQTRAFYKYVYRLPCRTAMCYYPEVRVA from the coding sequence ATGAATATCCTGGCGCCTATAGATAAAGTGGATGATGTAGAAGATGTTATAAAAGCAGGGGCTAACGAGCTTTATTGCGGTGTTATATGGGATAAATGGCTGAGCAGATATACTATAGCAGCAATTAATAGGCGGCCTGCAACCATATGCAATCTTCAGTCTTTCAATGCTTTAGAAGAAGCCGTTTCTATTGCCCATTCATATAATGCATTGGTGAACCTTGCTATAAATGAACATTTTTATACCCAGGATCAATATCCAATGCTGCTTGATTATATTAAAAAAGCTATTGATGCTGGTGTTGATTCATTTATAGTTGCAGATCTGAATCTTATCCTTGCTATAAAAGATGCCGGTCTTGACACATCTATTAATGTGAGCACCGGAGTTTCCATTTTTAACTCTGAGACTGTTAAGTTTTTGCAGAAATTGGGGATTGATAAAGTAATTTTTGAAAGACATCTGACCATCGACGAAATAAGAGATATAGTAAAAAATGTAACCGGCGTAGAAACGTGTGTTTTCATATTTAATTCCCGTTGTCCAAATGTGGATGGCCTTTGTACTTTTGATCATGTTCAGTCATTGGAAAGTTCATTCAAAAATTCCTGCATGCTCCCGTATAGCTTAAGTTTATATTCGGACAAGTTGTCTAATAGAAAATCAAAATCAGCAATTGAGCATAGTAATAAGGCTGAGATTGCTTTTAAAAGACAGCAGGTATGGACCAGACTTCATATGGATGATGTTCCTTGTGGAGCGTGCGCCCTTTATGATTTTGTTGAAATGGGGGTTGATTGCGTAAAAATAGTCGGACGGGGTAATGATTTAAAACGCAAAATTAATGATGTTAAGTTTATAAGGATGTTGCTTACACTTTTAAAAGATAAAACTATTTCAAGACAGCAGTACATAGAACAGACACGGGCATTTTATAAATATGTTTATAGACTTCCGTGCAGGACTGCTATGTGTTACTATCCTGAAGTCAGAGTAGCATAG
- the meaB gene encoding methylmalonyl Co-A mutase-associated GTPase MeaB produces MLNGSVRATARLITLVEANDSSVPEIMKQVYPHSGKAYVIGFTGAPGAGKSTVVGKLARLLDQSGKKVAIIAIDPSSPFTGGALLGDRIRMMEDLGTKQNVFIRSLGSRGEMGGLSEATYRVANVLDAFGKDYIFVETVGAGQAEIEVTKLADSVVVVLSPGMGDEIQAMKAGTMEIGDIVVLNKADQAGADMLASSLKVALHWATKNGEREPVLVKTIAVQQKGIEELWKELEVYRDYSIENGQLKQRREKRIRIEICKIMEDKIMRYLDKFTSDSKEFDQGIKEVSIDNKNPSQQAEVLLETFLSYLKQQENLK; encoded by the coding sequence ATGTTGAATGGCTCTGTAAGAGCAACAGCCAGACTGATAACATTAGTTGAAGCAAATGATTCTTCAGTTCCGGAGATCATGAAGCAAGTTTATCCTCATAGCGGAAAGGCCTACGTTATTGGTTTTACCGGTGCACCCGGAGCAGGTAAAAGCACTGTAGTGGGAAAACTGGCAAGATTATTAGACCAAAGTGGGAAAAAAGTAGCTATTATAGCTATTGATCCTTCTTCCCCATTCACCGGAGGAGCACTTTTGGGCGATCGTATAAGGATGATGGAAGATTTAGGCACAAAGCAAAATGTCTTTATACGAAGCCTTGGCTCCAGAGGCGAAATGGGAGGACTGTCGGAGGCCACCTATCGGGTGGCCAATGTCCTTGATGCCTTTGGGAAAGATTATATATTTGTTGAGACTGTCGGTGCCGGTCAGGCTGAAATAGAAGTTACAAAACTTGCTGATTCGGTTGTAGTAGTTCTAAGTCCTGGAATGGGAGATGAAATCCAGGCAATGAAAGCCGGAACAATGGAAATCGGAGATATCGTTGTACTCAATAAAGCAGATCAGGCAGGTGCCGATATGTTAGCGTCCTCTCTTAAAGTCGCTCTGCATTGGGCCACTAAGAATGGAGAACGAGAGCCTGTCCTGGTTAAAACAATAGCTGTACAACAAAAAGGGATAGAAGAGCTTTGGAAAGAGCTTGAGGTGTATAGAGACTATTCGATAGAAAACGGTCAGCTTAAGCAAAGAAGAGAAAAAAGAATACGGATCGAGATCTGTAAAATTATGGAAGACAAAATTATGCGTTATCTTGATAAATTTACCAGCGATTCTAAAGAGTTTGATCAAGGAATAAAAGAAGTTTCAATAGATAATAAAAATCCAAGCCAACAGGCAGAAGTGCTATTGGAAACCTTTTTGTCTTATCTGAAACAACAGGAAAATCTCAAATGA
- a CDS encoding (Fe-S)-binding protein — MALIDWKADMVRCERCSNCKWVPWQKGPGQEFAQVCPSISKHNFHAYSGAGRYHSALAYVTDKIEYTDGWLDIIYHCQMCGACDITCKTNRDMEPQEMLLALRAQCVEDGQLVPELMAVMEGLKAEDNMMQAKKADRGNWAKGLKIKDLTKEKGEVLYFAGCRISFDESLHKVAKTAISVLQKAGVDVGIFGTEEACCGGRSYEMGYQGEIESFSENNAAMFKAAGIKKIVVSCSDCYHAFKVLYHKIDRKLDVEVLHITEYIAQLIKEGKLKFSKNVPLRVTYHDPCHLGRLGEDWIPWKGVEKKVMGQLCLHDPPKVFRRGKYGIYDAPRDILRSIPGVKLTEMKRIEEYSFCCGAGGGCMDSDPDYSLWVAKERVTEAKTTGAEAMVTACGWCERNFSDAVNDSGDALKILDIIELVEQAI, encoded by the coding sequence ATGGCATTAATAGATTGGAAAGCTGATATGGTTCGCTGTGAAAGGTGTTCCAATTGTAAGTGGGTTCCCTGGCAGAAAGGTCCAGGTCAAGAGTTTGCTCAGGTGTGCCCCTCAATTTCAAAACATAACTTTCATGCTTATTCCGGTGCCGGAAGATATCATAGTGCACTTGCATATGTAACCGACAAAATAGAATATACAGATGGATGGTTGGATATAATATATCACTGCCAGATGTGTGGCGCCTGTGATATAACATGCAAAACCAACCGTGATATGGAGCCTCAGGAAATGTTGCTTGCATTAAGGGCTCAATGTGTTGAAGATGGTCAGCTCGTTCCGGAGCTGATGGCCGTGATGGAAGGTTTGAAAGCAGAAGACAACATGATGCAGGCCAAAAAGGCCGACAGAGGCAATTGGGCTAAAGGCCTTAAGATAAAAGATCTTACCAAGGAAAAAGGAGAGGTCCTTTACTTTGCCGGTTGCAGGATTTCATTTGATGAAAGTCTGCATAAGGTTGCAAAAACCGCTATTTCCGTTCTGCAAAAAGCCGGTGTTGATGTAGGTATCTTCGGTACGGAAGAAGCATGTTGCGGAGGCCGTTCCTATGAAATGGGATATCAGGGCGAGATCGAAAGTTTTTCCGAAAATAATGCGGCTATGTTCAAGGCGGCAGGAATCAAGAAAATAGTGGTTTCCTGTTCCGATTGTTACCATGCTTTTAAAGTGCTCTACCATAAAATCGATAGAAAGCTTGATGTTGAAGTCCTTCATATTACTGAATATATAGCTCAGCTTATCAAGGAAGGAAAGCTCAAATTTTCCAAGAATGTTCCTTTGAGAGTTACCTATCATGACCCATGCCACCTTGGCAGACTGGGAGAAGATTGGATACCCTGGAAAGGTGTAGAAAAGAAGGTAATGGGCCAGCTTTGTTTGCATGATCCCCCGAAAGTATTCCGTCGTGGAAAATACGGTATTTACGATGCTCCAAGAGATATTCTTAGAAGCATTCCGGGTGTAAAACTTACTGAGATGAAAAGAATTGAAGAATACAGTTTCTGCTGCGGTGCTGGTGGAGGATGTATGGATTCTGATCCTGACTATTCACTCTGGGTTGCCAAAGAGAGAGTTACCGAGGCAAAAACAACAGGTGCAGAAGCAATGGTAACTGCATGTGGCTGGTGCGAACGTAATTTCTCTGACGCTGTCAACGATTCGGGTGATGCACTCAAGATATTGGATATTATAGAGCTTGTCGAGCAGGCAATTTAA
- a CDS encoding FAD-dependent monooxygenase gives MEKYYQVVIAGGGPAGAACAKALSDNGVKSLVLERKKLPRHKCCSGILMGQTRDLLEKYFGGLPPESVYCNPKIINRNDIIAWTEKDGNFVYEWEIPKDGKEFSPEFLNIWRGKFDHWMLKQSGAVIKERCSFSGFTADKDKLKLDVMQGGSKTRIECSYLVGADGGDSLVRRAFDPSFEERLTELVVYQVYYKCLDPGEFKEGPWYVFLGNIGDCMASIHKKDDVLTLVVGAFKMKGGYKRLMKEFEDFLAARFKMKLADKVRSEGTAMNDMFLRGDFCFGGGRILLAGEAAGLIYLNGEGISVAIDSGYRAGSAIARSIKGEGAAFDIYYNGSEDIRKHVGLCASKQTLIAGPPQAGL, from the coding sequence ATGGAAAAATATTATCAGGTAGTAATTGCAGGCGGTGGGCCTGCTGGTGCCGCATGCGCTAAGGCTTTATCCGATAATGGTGTTAAATCTCTGGTTCTGGAAAGAAAAAAGCTCCCTAGGCATAAATGCTGCTCTGGTATCCTTATGGGACAGACAAGGGATTTGCTTGAAAAATATTTTGGTGGACTTCCTCCGGAAAGTGTATATTGCAATCCAAAAATTATAAACCGGAATGATATTATTGCCTGGACTGAAAAAGACGGAAATTTTGTGTATGAGTGGGAAATTCCCAAGGACGGGAAGGAATTCAGTCCAGAGTTCCTAAATATATGGCGAGGTAAGTTTGACCACTGGATGCTTAAACAATCCGGGGCGGTTATAAAAGAAAGATGCAGTTTCTCCGGATTTACCGCTGATAAAGATAAGCTTAAGCTGGATGTAATGCAGGGCGGTTCAAAAACCCGGATAGAATGTTCTTATCTTGTAGGTGCAGACGGGGGTGATTCTCTTGTGCGCAGAGCATTCGATCCTTCCTTTGAAGAAAGACTGACTGAGCTTGTTGTATATCAGGTATATTACAAATGTTTAGATCCGGGCGAATTTAAAGAAGGGCCCTGGTATGTTTTTTTAGGCAATATCGGTGATTGTATGGCAAGCATACATAAGAAAGACGATGTTCTTACTCTTGTTGTCGGGGCTTTTAAAATGAAAGGCGGTTATAAACGTCTTATGAAGGAGTTTGAAGATTTCCTTGCCGCCAGATTCAAAATGAAGCTTGCCGATAAAGTCAGAAGTGAAGGCACAGCTATGAACGATATGTTTTTAAGAGGCGATTTCTGCTTTGGTGGAGGCAGGATCTTGCTTGCCGGTGAAGCTGCGGGCCTCATATATTTAAATGGCGAAGGAATCAGTGTTGCCATAGATTCCGGATACAGGGCAGGCAGCGCTATAGCAAGGTCTATAAAAGGAGAAGGAGCTGCCTTCGATATTTACTATAATGGGTCAGAAGACATCAGGAAACATGTAGGCCTTTGCGCAAGCAAGCAAACTCTTATTGCGGGACCTCCTCAGGCAGGTCTTTAA
- a CDS encoding cobalamin-dependent protein (Presence of a B(12) (cobalamin)-binding domain implies dependence on cobalamin itself, in one of its several forms, or in some unusual lineages, dependence on a cobalamin-like analog.), translated as METKMKKRILVTKSDQDAHEVSVRYLTQLLRDKGMEVIFTRYSIIDEVVKTAVEEDVDVIAMSFYSAGLVYDTTRLMELMSEQGIKGDIKVVIGGTISEPEKRELLKIGVDEVFMPGVGTLQDVVECVNA; from the coding sequence ATGGAAACTAAAATGAAAAAAAGGATTCTTGTAACCAAAAGCGATCAGGATGCTCATGAGGTAAGTGTTAGATACCTGACCCAGTTGTTGAGAGATAAAGGTATGGAAGTTATTTTTACCCGATATAGCATAATAGATGAGGTTGTTAAAACTGCTGTTGAAGAAGATGTGGATGTGATTGCCATGAGTTTTTACAGTGCCGGTCTTGTATATGACACTACTCGTTTGATGGAACTGATGAGTGAACAGGGCATAAAAGGTGATATAAAGGTAGTTATAGGTGGTACAATCAGCGAACCGGAAAAGAGAGAACTTCTTAAAATAGGAGTTGATGAGGTTTTTATGCCTGGAGTAGGGACATTGCAGGATGTGGTTGAATGTGTAAATGCTTAA
- a CDS encoding acyl-CoA mutase large subunit family protein, translated as MFTDDTLKKKQLLDEQLMAAMKAMPAEAVPPPPPPATNLSGITLKPSYGPDDIKDLDFQDVGIPGNFPFTRGNYPFHYQVEPMLMNQGYGFATTEETRERREFLQSLGSVSQGGLVTAVMTLDLPTQRGLDPDHPAAKGKVGECGCSFSTIDDFAEYFDGLDITKLFTALLAIDNALPINALFAAYILDRRKENLADMWNLPCNLFHHQQFWDAAGYPPKTALKMSTELIKWHADNMPLACPGAFDGYNLGESGATPAMEVAFAMAHTIAAVEECQKVGLDPNDVVAKYLGHPHVSQNFFEEVAKLRATRRLWAKIFAQRFGVTNPDALRHKIIIAQTAGNELTAQEIYNNIIRVTVMTMAGMMADIEGMWVVSYDEAISIPTEEAVKVCVRTYQILQEETDLPHVTDPLGGSYYVEWLTNQMEQEILKIMDQMDQMGGYLKCWESGWIRGQVQEAAAKRFDKIQSGELVKVGVNKYRVEEANPEPNIYRRPIEIEEKAIERIKKYKANRDQEKVKAALENVKIAAIKVDKEWPSSGGVLMPALVEAARAGATAGEMSKVMQENLGYGYFSG; from the coding sequence ATGTTTACTGATGATACTTTGAAAAAAAAGCAACTTTTGGACGAACAGTTGATGGCTGCTATGAAGGCAATGCCTGCTGAAGCAGTTCCACCCCCTCCGCCTCCTGCTACCAACTTATCGGGCATAACCCTGAAACCAAGCTATGGTCCGGATGATATAAAGGATCTTGACTTTCAGGATGTTGGAATACCAGGGAACTTCCCCTTTACCCGCGGTAATTATCCCTTTCATTATCAGGTAGAACCCATGCTTATGAATCAGGGATATGGGTTTGCTACCACAGAGGAGACCAGGGAGCGCCGTGAGTTTCTTCAGAGTCTTGGAAGCGTTTCCCAGGGCGGACTTGTTACAGCTGTAATGACATTAGATCTTCCAACTCAGAGAGGATTGGATCCCGATCATCCGGCAGCAAAAGGCAAGGTCGGTGAGTGTGGATGTTCTTTCAGCACAATTGATGACTTTGCTGAATATTTTGATGGTCTGGATATTACAAAACTTTTTACAGCGTTACTTGCTATTGATAACGCTCTTCCGATAAACGCTCTGTTTGCAGCTTATATTCTTGATCGGCGAAAAGAAAACCTTGCCGATATGTGGAATTTGCCCTGCAATCTGTTTCATCATCAGCAGTTCTGGGATGCAGCCGGGTACCCACCAAAGACAGCCTTAAAGATGTCAACCGAGCTGATCAAATGGCACGCAGATAATATGCCACTTGCATGTCCCGGTGCCTTTGATGGCTATAATTTAGGTGAATCAGGAGCAACGCCTGCTATGGAAGTTGCTTTTGCCATGGCTCACACTATTGCTGCGGTAGAAGAGTGCCAAAAAGTAGGTCTTGATCCTAATGACGTGGTTGCCAAGTATTTGGGGCATCCTCACGTTAGTCAAAACTTTTTTGAAGAAGTGGCAAAGTTGCGGGCTACCAGAAGATTGTGGGCCAAGATATTTGCTCAAAGATTTGGAGTTACCAACCCGGATGCGCTCAGGCATAAAATAATTATAGCTCAGACTGCCGGGAACGAGCTTACAGCCCAGGAAATATATAATAATATTATCCGTGTTACTGTTATGACTATGGCAGGTATGATGGCTGATATTGAGGGAATGTGGGTAGTTTCATATGATGAAGCTATAAGTATTCCAACAGAAGAGGCGGTTAAGGTTTGTGTCCGTACATATCAGATTCTACAGGAAGAGACCGATCTTCCCCATGTTACTGATCCTTTGGGAGGCTCATATTACGTTGAATGGCTGACCAATCAAATGGAGCAGGAAATCCTTAAAATTATGGATCAGATGGATCAAATGGGCGGATATCTCAAATGCTGGGAGTCAGGCTGGATAAGAGGGCAGGTACAGGAAGCGGCTGCCAAACGTTTTGATAAAATTCAGTCAGGTGAACTGGTTAAGGTTGGTGTAAACAAATACCGTGTTGAAGAAGCTAATCCTGAACCGAATATATATAGACGCCCCATTGAAATCGAAGAGAAAGCCATTGAGCGAATCAAGAAATATAAAGCAAACAGGGATCAGGAAAAAGTAAAAGCTGCTTTGGAAAATGTGAAGATAGCGGCAATTAAAGTAGATAAAGAATGGCCAAGTTCCGGTGGCGTACTTATGCCGGCTCTGGTTGAGGCTGCAAGAGCTGGGGCCACAGCCGGAGAGATGTCCAAGGTAATGCAGGAAAATTTGGGATATGGTTATTTCTCAGGATAA
- a CDS encoding electron transfer flavoprotein subunit beta/FixA family protein — MKIIVCAKQVPDPEAPYTAVQVDSEAKAISTKGVAPVINPYDENALEAALRIKDENGAEVVVVSVGSKISQAVLRRSLAVGADNLVVVDDPQFKNLDSNSIAYVLSKAIEKLGEYDLILTGRQGGDWDLGQTGLILGEILGIPTVNLVRSVKIDGGKVVIEKILPGAYELVKSNLPALLTVSSEVGELRYPIAKMRIAAYKQPITVWSADDVGVDSDKLVQIDMAALLPPPDMGRDCQFIEGDSPEEKGENLASILKGG, encoded by the coding sequence ATGAAAATAATAGTATGTGCAAAACAGGTTCCTGATCCCGAAGCTCCTTACACAGCAGTACAGGTAGATTCAGAGGCAAAAGCAATTAGTACGAAAGGTGTGGCACCGGTAATCAACCCTTATGATGAGAATGCTTTGGAAGCTGCTCTTCGTATTAAGGATGAAAACGGAGCTGAAGTTGTTGTTGTAAGCGTTGGGTCAAAGATTTCCCAGGCGGTATTAAGAAGATCATTGGCAGTTGGTGCCGATAATCTAGTAGTTGTGGATGATCCCCAGTTTAAAAACCTTGATAGTAATTCTATCGCTTATGTACTATCAAAGGCAATTGAAAAATTAGGAGAGTACGATCTTATTCTGACCGGGAGGCAGGGAGGCGATTGGGATTTAGGACAAACCGGGCTGATACTTGGCGAAATATTGGGAATTCCTACTGTTAATTTAGTTCGCAGTGTAAAGATTGATGGTGGTAAGGTGGTTATAGAGAAAATACTTCCTGGAGCCTACGAATTGGTTAAGTCTAACTTACCTGCTTTGTTAACGGTAAGCAGTGAAGTTGGTGAATTGAGGTATCCAATTGCCAAAATGAGAATAGCTGCCTACAAACAACCGATAACTGTGTGGAGTGCTGATGATGTCGGAGTTGATTCTGACAAATTGGTACAAATAGATATGGCGGCTCTGTTGCCACCACCGGATATGGGAAGGGATTGTCAATTTATAGAAGGCGATTCTCCCGAAGAAAAAGGTGAAAATTTAGCTTCAATTTTAAAAGGGGGGTGA
- a CDS encoding FAD-binding oxidoreductase: MALTREAYRALEDIVGPENISEEPANLAGYAYVFMVQPYMQTPAEEYFMPEWPVAALLPGCTEEVQAIQRVCNKYGIKSHAFSTGWFPGSLAGSPDTIALDMRRMNRIIDIDEKNMIAVIEPYVAVGQLHVECIKKGLRPHVIGPGPTTSSLASHAACCGMGPSSINTSHSSRNILGVEWVLSTGELLKLGSLGQSGEWFSADGPGPGIRGIMRGYMGSFGALGTFTKISIKLYPWPGPDKHESTGRSPCYDPIIPERMSSYICSWKSWDDMHEAQYMITEAEMTYSGDRAVAAWHGAMMTESNQEFYELWQKGILQKNAFAFGIILGGYSDGEIAYQEKCLKAILEKTGGWIDEDLEKVPHAKGSNYWWHLWGGEIIKGIFRGTGSFFCAATGDDTIDNACFGSYLGDKLMKPYVDGGQFLQEVHNVWGSNLYEQATIGSHHEPLYQYDPFDIESTKAAIKLGFDSVGAAITEGVGLGFFENAGEMAHSMTSPHAHDFHKYMKKIKRVFDPNTASDPHGYCEPE; the protein is encoded by the coding sequence ATGGCTTTAACAAGAGAAGCTTACAGGGCACTCGAAGATATAGTAGGTCCGGAAAACATATCAGAAGAGCCGGCTAATTTGGCTGGATATGCATACGTGTTTATGGTACAGCCATATATGCAGACTCCGGCTGAAGAATACTTTATGCCTGAATGGCCGGTAGCGGCGTTGCTTCCAGGATGTACCGAAGAGGTCCAGGCTATTCAGAGAGTATGTAACAAATATGGGATAAAATCTCATGCTTTTAGTACCGGCTGGTTTCCGGGATCTTTGGCAGGAAGCCCAGACACAATAGCTCTTGATATGAGAAGAATGAATCGTATCATAGATATCGATGAAAAGAACATGATTGCAGTTATTGAACCTTATGTTGCAGTAGGTCAGCTTCATGTTGAGTGTATTAAAAAGGGACTTCGTCCGCATGTTATTGGACCAGGACCCACAACATCAAGTCTTGCCAGTCATGCTGCATGCTGCGGTATGGGGCCGAGTTCGATTAATACAAGCCACAGCTCTCGTAACATTCTGGGCGTGGAATGGGTATTGTCTACCGGTGAATTGTTAAAATTAGGATCATTGGGACAAAGCGGCGAATGGTTTAGCGCAGATGGCCCCGGACCCGGTATCAGAGGCATCATGAGAGGCTATATGGGTTCCTTCGGTGCTCTTGGAACATTCACCAAGATTTCGATTAAACTTTATCCTTGGCCAGGTCCTGACAAACACGAGAGTACAGGAAGATCTCCATGCTATGATCCTATCATTCCTGAGAGAATGAGTTCATATATTTGTTCATGGAAATCATGGGATGATATGCATGAAGCCCAGTATATGATTACCGAAGCCGAAATGACATATTCCGGTGACAGAGCTGTTGCAGCATGGCACGGTGCTATGATGACCGAATCCAACCAGGAATTCTATGAACTGTGGCAGAAAGGTATTTTGCAGAAAAATGCCTTTGCATTTGGTATAATACTTGGTGGATACAGCGACGGAGAAATAGCATACCAGGAAAAATGCTTAAAAGCGATTCTGGAAAAAACAGGCGGCTGGATAGATGAAGATCTCGAAAAAGTACCTCATGCTAAGGGCTCCAATTATTGGTGGCATCTGTGGGGCGGAGAAATTATCAAAGGTATTTTCCGCGGAACAGGTTCGTTCTTCTGTGCAGCTACAGGTGATGATACAATCGACAACGCCTGTTTTGGAAGTTACCTTGGCGATAAATTAATGAAGCCTTATGTAGACGGTGGTCAGTTCCTGCAGGAAGTTCACAATGTATGGGGTTCCAACCTGTATGAACAAGCTACTATCGGATCACATCATGAACCGCTGTATCAGTATGATCCTTTTGACATTGAGTCAACCAAAGCTGCTATTAAATTAGGCTTTGATAGTGTTGGCGCAGCTATTACAGAAGGAGTAGGGCTGGGGTTCTTTGAAAATGCAGGTGAAATGGCGCATTCGATGACAAGCCCGCATGCTCATGATTTCCATAAGTACATGAAAAAGATAAAGAGGGTTTTTGATCCGAATACTGCATCAGATCCTCATGGATATTGCGAGCCTGAATAA